DNA sequence from the Pseudomonadota bacterium genome:
GTCTGTGTCATCGTCGAGGGCATTCTCATTCTCGAAGACGAGCGGCTGCGCAGCCTGCTCGACATCAAGGTCTTCGTCGACACCGACGCTGATGTGCGCTTCATCCGCCGCATGCGGCGCGACACTGTCGAGCGCGGTCGCTCGGTCGACTCAGTGGTCGATCAGTACATGAGCACGGTGCGCCCCATGCACCTGCAGTTCATCGAGCCCACCCGCCGCTACGCCGACGTGGTCGTGCCCGAGGGCGGCGCCAATGACGTGGCCATCGATCTGCTGGCCGCACGGGTGCATCAGCTGCTGGGGTAGCCGCCGCAGGCTGTGCGGCATTCGCTCCAGGCTGCATGGCGTTGGCCGCAGGCTGCGCGGCATTCGCGGCGCGGTGCGCGCTGCGTCTGTTCGGTCTTCGTCTTGCCGAACAGGGTTTCAGGAAACGTTGATCGAGCGCCACGCTACAGCTGTTCGGCCAAAGCCCCGCCCGCTGCACTCACGCCAATCGCGCCCGCTGCTTTCACCACAGCCCCGCTCACAGGGCCACGCACGATCGCGCGGGCTCACAAGACGCGAAATAAACTCCCCGAAAAGAACATCCCCACTAACAAGGGCCACACCGAAGCCTGCACTGCCTCACGCCACGGGCTCCGCAGGACCGGCGTACCTCGCGGGCACCTGCAGCCACCTCGCTGATCTGCGAACGCTCGGTTGCGCGGGTACACCAGTCACCT
Encoded proteins:
- a CDS encoding uridine kinase, which translates into the protein MKRLFIGITGGSGSGKTTVVRKIVENLPPGSVVVVPQDAYYKDNAHLSFEDRAKINYDHPFAFDNDLLITHINDLRDGKTVPQPMYSFITHSRLPDVLNVEPHVCVIVEGILILEDERLRSLLDIKVFVDTDADVRFIRRMRRDTVERGRSVDSVVDQYMSTVRPMHLQFIEPTRRYADVVVPEGGANDVAIDLLAARVHQLLG